The Ignavibacteria bacterium genome contains the following window.
AATCTTCCCATGCTAGTGCGCGGTTGAAAAACGTGTCCCCTCTTGATCAGCTCCTCTTTTACATCTTGAGATAAAGAAAATGATTCAAAATAAATTTCTTGCGGGAGCCATTGATGGTGAATTCTTGGCATATCTATGGCCTGCTCAATATCCATTCCAAAATCGATAATGTTCATCACAGCTTGAAGTACTGACGTTATAATCATCGGACCGCCAGGAGAACCAATAATAATATATGGTCGATTCTCCTTTAAGATGACAGTCGGTGTCATCGAACTGAGCATCCTTTTATTCGGTTGGATAGAGTTCGCTTCAGATCCGATCAGGTCATACATATTTGGTACGCCAGGTTTTATGCTAAAATCATCCATCTCATTGTTCAATAAAAATCCAGCATCTTCGACAACAACATGAGAGCCGAATGAACCATTTATAGTTGTTGTAACGCTGACCGCATTTCCAAATTGATCATAAATTGAATAGTGCGTTGTCTCAGTACTTTCATTACTCTTCAATCCTTTTGTATTTATCAATTTGTTGTTTGACGCAAGGATTGAATCGATTGAGTTAAATATTTCTGAAGCATATTCTTTGGATAGTAATTTTTTTACTGGGATGTTTACAAAATCAGAATCACCGAGATATTCGGCTCGATCGAAATAGACTCGTTTTAGTGTTTCAATTAGATAATGCAGATGCTTGCTGCTATGATAATCCTCTCTTGAAAGAGTTAAGTTTTCAAGTACGTTCAAAGCTTCAATTAATGCTATTCCCCCTGAGCTTGGCGGACCCATTGAAATAATTTTATAACCACGATAGCTTCCATTTACCGGCCTTCTCTCAATCGGTTTATAATTTGCAAGATCTTCTAAAGAAATAAAGCCGCCATCATTTTTCATGTGGGCAACGATTAAATCTGCAGTTTTTCCTTTATAAAATCCATCAGTTCCATTTTCACGAATTCGCTTCAGCGTTTCTGAAAGATTATTTTGAATGAAGATATCTCCTTCGACAAATTTTCCACTGCTCTTAGTGAAAATTTTTTTTGAAGAAGGAAAATTTATAAAATTCACATAATTACCATTGAATGAAGAGGCCAACTCGTAATTCAGTAAAAATCCTTTTTCGGCAAGTTCAATTGCGGGTTGAATTACTTCTTCTAATTTCATTGTTCCGTATTTATCGAGTGCATACAACATTCCAGCGACACTCCCAGGTACGCCCGCAGAAGTTACACCTTCTGTACTCATATTTGCAATCGGTGTTAAATTCGAATCGAGATACATATTTCGATAAGCCGAAGAAGGGGCTTTCTCCCTATAATCAATTGAAGTAGCATAACCGTCGTTCCTAACGAATACAAGAAATCCCCCTCCCCCAATATTTCCTGCGGCTGGATAAGTAACAGCGAGGGCGAATCCAACCCCAACAGCAGCATCAATTGCATTTCCACCCTTTTTCAGGATTTCGAGCCCAACCTTAGTTGCTAAATCACTCGCAGAAACAACCATTCCTCTTGTCGCGCGGATAGGTTTAGCTGAAATTATTTCATACTGAATAAAGCTAAGGAAAGTCCAGATCAAGATTGCTGATATTAATAATTTACTAATATGCCTCACTCGAACAATCTCACTTTTGTATCGACTTTAATACCGCCGGTTTTCATTTGTTCTAGAAGCAGTTCTGTGATTTCATTTAATCGGTTCAACGAGTTCTGCAAATCTTCATAAACTTTTTCATCATAAATGATTTTACCTAAGTTATTTTTTTGCTGTTGGGTTTGCTCTAAAAACGAATCAAGTTTTTCGGATAATTCATTCAATCGGCTGACAAGTTTTTCTGTTTCTTGCAAGGTTAATTTTATTGTTGCAGAATTTTCACTCAGAAGTGTGTTCAACTTTCCAGATGCCTCAGCGGAATTCTTTACAAATTGAGTTATATTTTTTTCATTGGTCACTAAGATTTTATCTAATTTTATAGAAATTTGTTCGAAATTTGAAATTGCATTCCTTAAACTCACAAATAACTTTTCATCGCTGATATTCTCAGAAACTTTTTCCAGTAGACCTTTTAAATCAACAATAATTGTTTTCAATTCATTCTCGACATTTCCAATCATTTGAAGTGCACCTGGAATGTCGGTTGCTAACTTCCCTTCGAGTTCAGTGCTCAAGTTAAATAAATCCTCATTATACCCAGGAAATATTTCAATTTTTTTCCCCCCCATTAAATCCAGCATTTCAACTCGTGCTTTCGCATCTGATTTTAATTTTACATCGTTCGGCAGTATTCCACTCACTAAAACAAATCCTCCTTCAACCGTAATGTTAGTCACTTTTCCCTTTTTCACTCCATTGACAGTGATGTGGTCTCCATTTTCGAGTCCTGAAACTGAGTTAAATTTCATTCTAACAGTGTAACTGTCACCAGCAAGTGTTATTCTTTTAGCCCATCCAAGAATCCAAATAAAAGCTAACAGAGCAACTATAACAGTGATTCCGACCTTAATATTTGTTTTTCTACTTTCTTTCATCTTAAAACTCGCTGTAAACTAATTTATAAAATTTGTCAACAAGATTGCTGTCTATTTGGTTTTCACGTTCAAGGGAATCGAAAAACTTTAAAATCTCATTTAGGTGTTCATCTGAATAATTCTCATTCTTGATATTTAACCTCAATTTATCAAATGTAGCACTGAGTTTTTTCTTTTGATCAGGCCGTTCCACTCTTAATAATAATGAACCTATCAATTCGTCTACATGCTTTTCGCTTAGAATAGTCAAAGTTGTTTTTGCAATCCTGCTTTTTGAACTTGCATAATATGCGACAATACCAATTATAATCATTGTCACAGATAATGAAGCAACAAAAATCCTTTGTCTAACTTTAAGATTCATTTTTTGTAAGTAATACTGAAGTTATTCTGTTGTTTTTAATTTCTTTTATCTGTAGTTCATACCCTTTTATCGCAAAACGAAAATTCGTTTTAGGTATTTCACCTAACGTATGAAATATAAATCCGCCAAGCGTGTCATATTCCGATTCGTCTTCTCTTAAACTTTCATCAAGTAAATTTTCAAATTCTTCTATTGGAATTTTTGCATCTATCAAATAAGAATTTTCATCCAATTTTTTACAATACTCGCTTGGTTCATCTGATTGACTGAATTTACTCATTATCTCTTCAATAATATCTTCCAGCGTAATTAAACCGGCAGTACCGCCAAATTCATCGACAACAATTGCTATATGTACCTTCTTTGATTGAAAGTCCTTAAACATTTCATCAATTAATTTGATTTCTGGAACAAATAATGGCTGCCTGCATAATTTTTGCAGAGAAAAATATTGCAGTGAACTCTGCGTCGAATAATATGGTAATAGATCCTTCGCATATAGAATTCCCACTACATTATCAATATTATTTTTGTAAACCGGAATCCGTGACCTCTTGTGAGCAAAGATAGTTTGTATAACCGTTTCAAATGACGAATTTATTTCGATGGCTACCATCTCAGTTCGAGTGGTCATAATTTCTCGTACAGTTGTATCGCCAAATTCAATGATACTGTGAATCAAACTGTGTTCTTCGGATTCAAGCGCACCGTGTTCTTTACCAAGGTCGGCAAGTGTTTTAATCTCATCACTGCTAATAGCCATTTTCTTTTTATCAATCACAATCCTTTTTTGCAATAGTCTGGTCATGTGAAAAAATAAAAAGGTAACAGGTGCAAGAAGTGTGAAAATCCAACTCAAGGGGTATGATGCAAATACTGAGAACTCGATTGGATATTTATTTGCTATAATTTTCGGAAATATTTCCGCGATAATCAACACAGTAATTGTTAGAACAATAATTTCGACTGCAAGCACAATATCAATATTAAGATTGAAATTATTTGCTAACTTTAATGTGAGCAGCGCAGCAGTTAAGGAAATTCCGACATTAGCAATATTATTCCCAATTAAAATTGTGATCAAGATTTTCCTTGGATATTCAAGTAAACGCGAGATGAGTTTAAATGCGTAAGGATTTTTTTTCTTGATTAATTTTAATCGTTTCTCATCCAGTGAGAATAAAGCAACCTCTGAACCTGAGAAAAATGCGGATAGACTAAATAATAAAAGAAAAAGTGCGATAAAAACTATCCAACTAGAATACAATCCATCATCCTAATTTTATTCAACTTATCTAAAACGGAAGATCTTCATCAGGAGTAGCTTCAACATCAGCGGAGCCTGCTGCTCGATTTTCGTCAGCCGTATCTTCTGATTGGACATCAGCTTCCGCTACAGCTCTTTCCAATAGGATTATATTCGATCCGACAATCTCTGTAACCCAGCGCTTATTTTGATTCTTATCAACATAATTTCGTTTGGAAATTCTCCCTTCGACGTAAACTCTCTTCCCCTTTTTGAGATTTTCCTTCATTCGTTCAGCAAGATTTCCGTAACAAACGATGTCATGCCAGGTTGTGTTTTCCTTCCAATTTCCATCAGCATCTTTGTACGGCTCGTTTGTCGCGAGAGAGACCGTTAGCACAGCTAATCCTGTGTTAGAATATCGAACTTCGGCATCTTTACCAGTATAACCAATCAGCATTACTTTATTTAATGAACTTCCCATGTACTCTCCTTACTTAATGAGTATAAATTTTTTAGTGATAATGTAGCTTCCAAGTGAAACTCTATAGAAATAACTTCCTGAAGATAACTTGCTTGCATTGATTTCAAAAGAATCTCTTCCTGGATTAATTACTTCTTTTTCCTCGGATATAACTAACTCTCCTAAAATATTAAATATTTGAATCTTTGCAAAACCTTTCTCCGGTGAGAAAAACTCTATTTTTGTCCTTGAATTAAAAGGATTTGGATAATTTTGAGAGACCGAAAACTCAAAATATTTTTCTCCGCTAAAAAAAACATTTGTAGTCCCCTCAAAGAAATTTAATGCATCGTTAATTAGAATATTCTTCGCAGTTGTATTATTTGTTGTTTCCAATGCAAAAGAGAGGAATATTAATTTTGCCTCTTTCATACCTCCGGTGTAAATACCCTTGTAGTAAACTCCTCCAACTTTACCATTTCGATAATTCAAACATGCAATCGAACCACCTGTTGGAGTTATTCCATCCGGCCAATCTTCAGGATAGGTAATACCCAGTTGAATGTCACTTGGAAATGCTCGGAAAATATTTCCAGTTGAATAAATTAACAGTGATCCCGAGTTATCTGATTCGTAATTTGCTTTTAGATAATTTGTTAAAAATGTTGGTGCTGTTGTGCGCAACTCAAAAGCAATTTCGGACCCAGTTATGAGTAGATTTCCTCCTGCTTGGAGGTAAGATTGAACCAATAGCTGTTCACTTGGATTCAAAGTTTTATTAGCCGTAGACTCATCACCTAAAAACCATATTACACCCGAATAATCACTTAGTGAAATTAAATTTGCGATTAATGCTTCATTAGAACATGCATCCACATCTCTGCCTGATTTAAAAACACCTTCTGAATAAAACTGTGTAAAATTATGATAAGCGAGGGAATAACTTCCAGAGGTCCTATCGAATCCATCAACTACAAGATACCGTTTCTTGCTCCCAGTTGAGGCAGCGTACACATCCGAAGAGGGGCTTACGTTCCCTAAAGTATCAACTGCGTGAACTTTAACATAATAAATTGAATTTGAATCAAGATTAGTGATTGCAACACTCAGCGAATCTTTTTTTAAATAATTTTCATCCAAGTAAGGAGTCGGAGGAAAACTCAATGAGTCCTTCGAAAGATAAACTCTAAAACCTTTAAGCTGTTGTGCGTATTGATTCATCCAATTTAGAGTTAACTCTGATGAACTAATTGCATTTCTACCTCTTATGGTCGAAAGTATTGGAGCTTCAGGAGGAAAGACTAGACTCGTATCTTTGACAAATTCCTCTAGTACCCGCCAAATGTCTTTATTTGTATTATCCATACCAAGCGCCCACATACCAACACCAACTAAGTTTTTGGATTTTATGAACTGATATTTATAAAACGCACTTTCCGGATCTTCGTACCAAGCTTGTCTCCAGCTGCCTGTTGTTGTTTGATATCTATACCAAGCATTTAATGATTCAGTATCCCAAAGTCGTGAATATTCAAGTGCATTTGCTTTTGCATCTGGGTAATAGAGTACACTCCCAGTCCCAGTTGTCGATGCTTTTTTATTTTGAGAGCTAGTCGGCCAATCGTAACCATAATGAGGCATTCCATATACAGTTTTTGATGGTAATGCACCGCTCGAAAGTGCAGTATTGATGAAGTTTACAGCGTTTAATGACGACCATCCTTGAAGTCTCCCTACTGGACCCGCTGTGGTCCCAGTAGAGTAACCATACCCATAACACTGAAGGAATGTCAAATCACAAATTTGTGTGATTTGAGATAAATCCCAATCACCAGCTCGGAAATCAAAATCTGTGGGAGCACAAGTTAAAATTAGATTTGGATTTCTGGATTTTAATGAATCCCTTAACTGTCTCATAAAATTTGTGAGATTAGCAGTTTGCCCTGAAGGGATGCCTTCAAAATTAATATCTATTCCATCAGCATTTCTTGCTGTGACTTGTGAGTAAAGATTATTGATTAAGTTTATTTTCTTATCTTCATTAGTTAATATTTTTTCAATTACTGTACCTGAAAAGATAGTCACACTAAGAACAACCTTAACGCCTTTGGCATGAGCCGAATTTAACATGTTGGTAACATTTGCGTCAGTCAGCCATCCGTGGTTGTTAGTAATATTACCATTTGAATCTGCCTCAGCACTGTGATATGCAATGACATAGAGTAGATCGTATGAGATTGTGTTCCATCTGTTTACAAACCAATATGGCATATAACCCATAACTTTATATTTGTTTAGTGATGTTCTTAAATTTAAAGGAATTGCAGGGATTACTTCACTTTCTTCAAACAGATTAAATTGGTCTTTGTAAATTTCATTGAAATATTTATGAGTGCTAAATTCTCCAGACTCCAAAATCCCGAGTTTTGAATCCTGTGAAAAGATTGGTGAAAACAGTAGTGTAATTAATAGTGTAGTAAGAAATAATTTCAAGAGATGTCCTTTTATTTCAGCTTTATGTTTAAATTGAGCCGCACTTCGTCATTTAATCCGCTCACATCGAATGAGAATAATTGTGCATCCACGTAAGCATCAACAAGATTTAAAAAATAAGTCAGCCCTAAGTATATTGCAAATAAATCTCGCTGGTCTCTATAAAATTCTCTATAAGTCTTGTAAGAAGAATTCTCAGCTCCTGTTGTAATACTCTGCAAGTGCCTATTTTTATAGTCATTGTACAAATTATTATTTTTGATCCAGTTATAAATAAACCATCCACTTATTCCCCAAATAATCGGCGACTTCCAATAAGACTCATTATAAATTTGACCAAGTCCAGGTAAAATTGCCGACCGCAAAACAGCTCCCCAAGAGGATTTCTCATTAATACTCTGATTAGTGTCAGATCTAGACTGCTCCGTAATTTGACATTCACTAGTTTGTGGAAGGCAGATAAATAAAAAACTAATTATAATTATTATTTTTATCATTGAGAATTTCAAGGATGCGCTCGAGCTCACCTTTGTTGAAGAATTGAATGGTAATTTCGCCGCTGCCATCCGTCCTCTGTTTAATGTTTACTTTTGTTCCGAAGTGCTGCCTAAGTTTTGTTATAAGATCCTCTAAGTTTGGCTCGAGTTTATAAAGAGTTAAAGTGTTTTTCTTTTTTTGTTTCTTCTGCTTAGCGAGTTTTTCAATAACTCGAACTGACGCTTTTTCTTCGAGTATTTTCTTCCATAATTTTATTTGAGTCTCAGTATCGTCAATGTTTATTAACGCTCTTGCATGTCCGGTTGTAATTTCATTCTTAATTAGACTTTGCTGGATGACATCAGGTAATTTTAGTAATCGAATGAAATTAGCTACTGTAGAACGATCCTTCGAAGTTTTTCTCGCAATCTCCTCTTGAGTCAGTTTACATTCTTCCATTAATCTTTGGAAACCTAAACCAATTTCAATGGGATTTAAAGTCTCACGTTGAATGTTTTCAATGAGAGATAATTCGATCATTTCCTCTTTTGTTTCAATCTTGATAATATAAGCTGGAACAATTTCAAGACCACACATGGTTGCAGCCCTCAATCTCCTTTCACCGGAAATTAATTGAAATCTCCCATTATCAATCCTTCGAACAGTAATCGGCTGAATCATCCCCTTCTCTTTAATCGAATTCATTAAATCATTCATTGCTTCTGGCTCGAATTCAATTCTCGGCTGGTAAGGATTAGGTTCAATTCGTTCCACTGGAATCTTAGAGATTACCTCTAAGGATTCAACTTTTGTGTCCGGAATTTTTTTCACTTCCTCTTGTGAAGTGCTTTCTCGTATCAATGCTCCGAGACCTTTTCCAAGAACTGTTTTTGAAGCTTTCATAATTAGTTTTGATTTAATTTATTTCTCTCTAAGAACTCTAATGCAAGATCGATATAATTCTGTGTACCAACTGCGATCGCATCATAAAGCAGAGCAGGCCGTCCATGACTTGGAGCTTCAGACAGTTTAACATTTCT
Protein-coding sequences here:
- a CDS encoding ParB/RepB/Spo0J family partition protein, which encodes MKASKTVLGKGLGALIRESTSQEEVKKIPDTKVESLEVISKIPVERIEPNPYQPRIEFEPEAMNDLMNSIKEKGMIQPITVRRIDNGRFQLISGERRLRAATMCGLEIVPAYIIKIETKEEMIELSLIENIQRETLNPIEIGLGFQRLMEECKLTQEEIARKTSKDRSTVANFIRLLKLPDVIQQSLIKNEITTGHARALINIDDTETQIKLWKKILEEKASVRVIEKLAKQKKQKKKNTLTLYKLEPNLEDLITKLRQHFGTKVNIKQRTDGSGEITIQFFNKGELERILEILNDKNNNYN
- the ggt gene encoding gamma-glutamyltransferase; this encodes MVRVRHISKLLISAILIWTFLSFIQYEIISAKPIRATRGMVVSASDLATKVGLEILKKGGNAIDAAVGVGFALAVTYPAAGNIGGGGFLVFVRNDGYATSIDYREKAPSSAYRNMYLDSNLTPIANMSTEGVTSAGVPGSVAGMLYALDKYGTMKLEEVIQPAIELAEKGFLLNYELASSFNGNYVNFINFPSSKKIFTKSSGKFVEGDIFIQNNLSETLKRIRENGTDGFYKGKTADLIVAHMKNDGGFISLEDLANYKPIERRPVNGSYRGYKIISMGPPSSGGIALIEALNVLENLTLSREDYHSSKHLHYLIETLKRVYFDRAEYLGDSDFVNIPVKKLLSKEYASEIFNSIDSILASNNKLINTKGLKSNESTETTHYSIYDQFGNAVSVTTTINGSFGSHVVVEDAGFLLNNEMDDFSIKPGVPNMYDLIGSEANSIQPNKRMLSSMTPTVILKENRPYIIIGSPGGPMIITSVLQAVMNIIDFGMDIEQAIDMPRIHHQWLPQEIYFESFSLSQDVKEELIKRGHVFQPRTSMGRLEGIMIDQKNNFILGATDRRGNGLAEGF
- the ssb gene encoding single-stranded DNA-binding protein: MGSSLNKVMLIGYTGKDAEVRYSNTGLAVLTVSLATNEPYKDADGNWKENTTWHDIVCYGNLAERMKENLKKGKRVYVEGRISKRNYVDKNQNKRWVTEIVGSNIILLERAVAEADVQSEDTADENRAAGSADVEATPDEDLPF
- a CDS encoding MCE family protein, translating into MKESRKTNIKVGITVIVALLAFIWILGWAKRITLAGDSYTVRMKFNSVSGLENGDHITVNGVKKGKVTNITVEGGFVLVSGILPNDVKLKSDAKARVEMLDLMGGKKIEIFPGYNEDLFNLSTELEGKLATDIPGALQMIGNVENELKTIIVDLKGLLEKVSENISDEKLFVSLRNAISNFEQISIKLDKILVTNEKNITQFVKNSAEASGKLNTLLSENSATIKLTLQETEKLVSRLNELSEKLDSFLEQTQQQKNNLGKIIYDEKVYEDLQNSLNRLNEITELLLEQMKTGGIKVDTKVRLFE
- a CDS encoding T9SS type A sorting domain-containing protein codes for the protein MKLFLTTLLITLLFSPIFSQDSKLGILESGEFSTHKYFNEIYKDQFNLFEESEVIPAIPLNLRTSLNKYKVMGYMPYWFVNRWNTISYDLLYVIAYHSAEADSNGNITNNHGWLTDANVTNMLNSAHAKGVKVVLSVTIFSGTVIEKILTNEDKKINLINNLYSQVTARNADGIDINFEGIPSGQTANLTNFMRQLRDSLKSRNPNLILTCAPTDFDFRAGDWDLSQITQICDLTFLQCYGYGYSTGTTAGPVGRLQGWSSLNAVNFINTALSSGALPSKTVYGMPHYGYDWPTSSQNKKASTTGTGSVLYYPDAKANALEYSRLWDTESLNAWYRYQTTTGSWRQAWYEDPESAFYKYQFIKSKNLVGVGMWALGMDNTNKDIWRVLEEFVKDTSLVFPPEAPILSTIRGRNAISSSELTLNWMNQYAQQLKGFRVYLSKDSLSFPPTPYLDENYLKKDSLSVAITNLDSNSIYYVKVHAVDTLGNVSPSSDVYAASTGSKKRYLVVDGFDRTSGSYSLAYHNFTQFYSEGVFKSGRDVDACSNEALIANLISLSDYSGVIWFLGDESTANKTLNPSEQLLVQSYLQAGGNLLITGSEIAFELRTTAPTFLTNYLKANYESDNSGSLLIYSTGNIFRAFPSDIQLGITYPEDWPDGITPTGGSIACLNYRNGKVGGVYYKGIYTGGMKEAKLIFLSFALETTNNTTAKNILINDALNFFEGTTNVFFSGEKYFEFSVSQNYPNPFNSRTKIEFFSPEKGFAKIQIFNILGELVISEEKEVINPGRDSFEINASKLSSGSYFYRVSLGSYIITKKFILIK
- a CDS encoding HlyC/CorC family transporter, which gives rise to MYSSWIVFIALFLLLFSLSAFFSGSEVALFSLDEKRLKLIKKKNPYAFKLISRLLEYPRKILITILIGNNIANVGISLTAALLTLKLANNFNLNIDIVLAVEIIVLTITVLIIAEIFPKIIANKYPIEFSVFASYPLSWIFTLLAPVTFLFFHMTRLLQKRIVIDKKKMAISSDEIKTLADLGKEHGALESEEHSLIHSIIEFGDTTVREIMTTRTEMVAIEINSSFETVIQTIFAHKRSRIPVYKNNIDNVVGILYAKDLLPYYSTQSSLQYFSLQKLCRQPLFVPEIKLIDEMFKDFQSKKVHIAIVVDEFGGTAGLITLEDIIEEIMSKFSQSDEPSEYCKKLDENSYLIDAKIPIEEFENLLDESLREDESEYDTLGGFIFHTLGEIPKTNFRFAIKGYELQIKEIKNNRITSVLLTKNES